One window of the Bacteroidales bacterium genome contains the following:
- a CDS encoding PUR family DNA/RNA-binding protein: protein MRQKFEDNLIDRRVYSNMVRAGQRTYFFDVKINRNNHHYLVITESKKRVDDDGNSVFDKF, encoded by the coding sequence ATGAGACAAAAATTTGAAGATAACCTAATTGATCGTCGTGTTTATTCAAATATGGTAAGAGCAGGACAGAGAACTTATTTTTTTGATGTAAAAATCAATCGCAATAATCATCATTATCTGGTCATTACAGAAAGCAAAAAAAGGGTTGATGATGACGGTAATTCCGTATTTGATAAATTTAA
- the folB gene encoding dihydroneopterin aldolase encodes MGKIVLSSMEFYAFHGCYREERIIGNRFIVDITIETDMTIPSESDNIDDALNYVQVYSMVKEEMDVTSHLLEHLCYRILNRIFIHFLQIQQIEVKVSKFNPPIGGQLESVSVIQQKSR; translated from the coding sequence ATGGGGAAGATTGTTCTTAGTTCAATGGAGTTTTATGCTTTTCATGGTTGTTACCGGGAAGAAAGAATAATAGGGAATCGTTTTATTGTAGATATTACTATAGAAACAGATATGACGATACCTTCGGAAAGTGACAATATTGATGATGCTTTAAATTATGTGCAAGTATACTCAATGGTCAAAGAAGAAATGGATGTTACCTCACATTTACTGGAACATTTATGTTATCGTATTTTAAACCGCATCTTTATTCATTTTTTACAGATACAACAAATCGAAGTAAAAGTTTCCAAATTTAATCCTCCTATAGGAGGACAACTTGAGAGTGTAAGTGTTATCCAGCAAAAGAGTAGATAG
- a CDS encoding DUF58 domain-containing protein: MKSKIRSFYLTRRFFIVLSIIVASFILAYLQPVLFTAVQVIFFIWLLVVLTDLVVLYNKNGIYAVRTMAERMSNGSNNEILLHIENHYPFNIDIEVVDEIPVQFQKRDVSFLEKLHPSQTKVIRYLLRPVKRGEYSFGHVHVFVTNLFGFISRRYSFGKETIIPVYPSYIEMRKYELMAISNRLTEYGVKRIRKLGHSSEFEHIRPYMEGDDPRTVNPRATARCNELMVNDYQDERSQQVYCLIDKGRTMQMPFEGLSLLDYAINTSLVISNIALMKEDKAGIITFSNKISNILPAERRKTHIHKILDTLYNQKTRFQESDFEMLYATISYHITQRSLLILYTNFETIQAMSRQLPFLKQLALKHLLLIVIFENTELKEISEQKADNLEGIYQKAIAEQFIYNKKLMAKELNQYGIYTIITRPADLTVNTINQYLEFKSRGMI, encoded by the coding sequence ATGAAATCCAAGATCCGTTCTTTTTACCTGACGCGTCGTTTTTTTATAGTACTTAGCATTATTGTTGCCTCGTTTATTCTGGCGTATTTACAACCAGTTTTATTTACAGCCGTACAAGTTATTTTTTTCATATGGTTATTGGTTGTTCTTACAGATCTTGTTGTCCTGTATAATAAGAATGGCATCTATGCCGTGCGTACTATGGCTGAACGTATGTCCAACGGCAGCAACAATGAAATTTTGTTACATATTGAAAACCACTATCCTTTTAATATTGACATTGAAGTAGTCGACGAGATCCCTGTACAATTTCAAAAACGGGATGTCTCATTTTTAGAAAAACTGCATCCGTCCCAGACTAAAGTCATCCGGTATCTGTTACGTCCGGTAAAACGGGGAGAATACAGTTTTGGACATGTCCATGTCTTTGTAACTAATTTATTTGGGTTTATTTCGCGGCGATACAGCTTTGGCAAAGAAACCATTATCCCTGTTTATCCTTCATATATAGAAATGCGTAAATATGAATTAATGGCAATTTCAAACCGTTTGACGGAATATGGAGTAAAACGCATCCGGAAACTGGGACATAGCTCCGAATTTGAACATATACGCCCTTATATGGAAGGTGATGATCCACGTACTGTAAACCCCCGTGCTACGGCACGATGTAATGAATTAATGGTAAATGACTATCAGGATGAGAGATCGCAACAGGTCTATTGCCTGATCGATAAAGGGCGAACTATGCAAATGCCATTTGAAGGCTTAAGCTTATTGGATTATGCGATTAATACCTCATTGGTGATCTCCAATATTGCATTAATGAAAGAAGATAAAGCAGGGATAATTACTTTTTCAAACAAGATCAGCAATATACTTCCGGCTGAACGGAGAAAAACACATATACACAAGATTTTAGATACACTATATAATCAGAAAACCCGCTTTCAGGAAAGTGATTTTGAAATGTTGTATGCTACAATATCTTACCATATCACCCAAAGGAGCTTATTGATTTTGTATACCAATTTTGAAACGATTCAGGCCATGAGTCGCCAGTTACCATTCCTTAAACAATTGGCGTTAAAACATCTGCTTTTAATCGTTATTTTCGAGAATACGGAATTAAAGGAAATATCAGAACAGAAAGCGGATAATTTGGAGGGTATCTACCAGAAGGCCATTGCCGAACAATTTATTTATAACAAAAAACTAATGGCTAAAGAACTGAACCAATACGGTATATATACGATTATAACACGTCCTGCTGATCTTACTGTCAATACCATCAACCAGTATCTGGAATTTAAGTCAAGAGGAATGATCTGA